The following coding sequences lie in one Polluticoccus soli genomic window:
- the murI gene encoding glutamate racemase translates to MQATHPIGVFDSGYGGLTVFKSIADKLPQYDYIYLGDNGRAPYGNRSFETVHEYTLECVEWFFKMGCPLVVLACNTASAKALRTIQQQDLPHMEDPSKRVLGVIRPTAEVIGNYTKTRHVGVLGTKGTINSGSYEIEISNQFPDIEVHQQACPIWVPLIENGEHNSEGADFFIKKYLDELITKAPQIDTVLLACTHYPIIIDKIKSHLPENIKVVAQGDIVADSLEHYLQRHSEMESRLTKNSTMQFFTTDDANDFNAHASAFFGRPVQSNHLAI, encoded by the coding sequence ATGCAGGCGACACATCCGATTGGCGTTTTTGATTCAGGTTATGGCGGACTGACCGTTTTTAAGTCGATAGCTGATAAGCTTCCGCAATATGATTATATCTACCTGGGAGATAATGGCCGGGCGCCATATGGCAACCGCTCATTCGAAACGGTGCATGAGTATACGCTGGAATGTGTGGAGTGGTTCTTTAAAATGGGTTGTCCGCTGGTGGTTTTAGCCTGCAATACGGCATCGGCCAAGGCCCTCCGCACCATACAGCAGCAAGACCTGCCTCATATGGAAGATCCTTCAAAAAGGGTGTTGGGCGTTATCCGGCCAACCGCCGAAGTTATAGGCAACTACACCAAAACCCGCCACGTAGGTGTTCTGGGGACCAAGGGCACCATCAACTCAGGCTCCTATGAAATAGAGATTAGCAACCAGTTTCCCGATATTGAAGTGCACCAGCAGGCCTGCCCAATATGGGTGCCGCTGATAGAGAATGGCGAGCATAATAGCGAAGGCGCTGACTTCTTTATCAAAAAATACCTGGACGAATTGATTACAAAAGCGCCGCAGATAGACACAGTATTGCTGGCCTGTACGCATTATCCCATCATCATCGACAAGATCAAAAGCCACCTCCCTGAAAATATTAAAGTGGTAGCCCAGGGCGATATAGTAGCAGATAGCCTGGAGCATTATTTACAGCGCCATTCCGAAATGGAAAGCCGCTTAACAAAAAATAGCACCATGCAGTTTTTTACAACTGATGATGCTAATGATTTTAATGCACATGCCAGTGCGTTCTTTGGCCGACCGGTGCAGTCTAACCACTTGGCTATATAG
- a CDS encoding 2-oxoacid:ferredoxin oxidoreductase subunit beta — protein sequence MSDVATPLAASGSAPLTAKDFATDQEVRWCPGCGDYSILKQVQTILPQTGIPRENVVIISGIGCSSRFPYYMNTYGMHSIHGRATAIASGLKATRPELSVWVVTGDGDSLSIGGNHTIHLLRRNFDINILLFNNQIYGLTKGQYSPTSEPNKVTKSTPMGSLDHPFNPLALALGADATFIARSMDRDPKHLQAMLLRSNGHHGASLLEIYQNCNIFNDGAFEIFTEKGSKAEEALFLEQGQPLLYGANKDKGVKLDGYKPTLVSLNDGHSADDLWKHDEKDFFKAQILTRMFDNPEVEGHYPRPFGVFYAAERPTYEDQMRLQLEEAIATKGNGNLDKLLEGKETWIIE from the coding sequence ATGAGTGATGTTGCAACGCCGCTGGCCGCTTCGGGCTCGGCGCCTCTTACAGCTAAAGATTTCGCTACAGACCAGGAAGTACGCTGGTGCCCCGGCTGCGGCGACTATTCGATATTAAAACAGGTTCAGACCATTCTGCCTCAAACGGGTATCCCGCGCGAGAATGTGGTGATCATTTCCGGTATCGGGTGTAGCTCGCGCTTCCCGTACTACATGAACACCTATGGCATGCACTCGATCCATGGCCGTGCTACGGCTATCGCATCGGGCCTGAAAGCCACCCGCCCTGAACTAAGCGTTTGGGTGGTGACTGGTGACGGAGACAGCCTGAGCATTGGCGGTAATCATACCATTCACCTGCTGCGCAGGAACTTCGATATAAACATCCTGCTGTTCAACAACCAGATATATGGTTTGACCAAAGGTCAGTACTCGCCAACTTCGGAACCGAACAAAGTGACCAAGTCTACCCCGATGGGCAGCCTGGATCATCCGTTTAACCCGCTGGCGCTGGCGCTGGGTGCAGATGCAACGTTCATCGCCCGCAGTATGGATCGCGATCCTAAGCACCTGCAGGCAATGCTGCTTCGCTCCAATGGCCACCATGGAGCATCGCTGCTGGAGATCTACCAGAACTGTAACATCTTCAACGATGGTGCATTCGAGATATTTACTGAAAAAGGTTCTAAAGCAGAAGAAGCCCTGTTCCTGGAGCAAGGCCAGCCGCTGCTGTACGGCGCCAATAAAGACAAGGGCGTAAAACTGGATGGCTACAAACCAACATTGGTAAGCCTGAACGACGGCCACAGCGCCGACGACCTCTGGAAGCACGACGAAAAAGATTTCTTCAAAGCGCAGATATTGACCCGCATGTTCGACAACCCGGAAGTGGAAGGTCACTACCCGCGTCCGTTTGGTGTGTTCTACGCCGCCGAGCGCCCGACATACGAAGACCAGATGCGACTCCAGCTCGAAGAGGCCATCGCTACAAAAGGCAATGGCAACCTTGACAAGCTGCTGGAAGGGAAAGAAACCTGGATAATAGAATAA